A single region of the Cereibacter sphaeroides 2.4.1 genome encodes:
- a CDS encoding NnrS family protein, with product MTRLRTLWLAPHRPLFLAAGSWALIALIWWQWGAALGLSAPELGTWGLWHGHEMLFGLGSAAVGGYFLTAAQGWRGSDPLSGRPLMALVALWCLARVALVVAGLRPEAPLGLIQPAALAYFLVLAGLLGREAVLARRWSKLGFGAGILAYGLAETLYLRAALTETLPDAATMVRVGWMFFAIKISIIGGRMVPAFTLNWLRQAGITVPDPAPRPVLGWAALGLLWTALGLTFAGEETVSALCLIGAGIAQALRLAGWRGWAGRGNLLLLLLHATFGWLALGLGLVGLARLGLLPVAEMDALHALTMGAMSGMILSLAARAAAPRDGGPLRARPTMALAFALVWSAALVRLGAPLIGAFDGVAVAAGLWCAGWISFLAGYLPTVTGPLARPVFSGPRASAPQVVQIRMPQ from the coding sequence ATGACCCGCTTGCGCACGCTCTGGCTCGCCCCGCACCGCCCGCTGTTCCTCGCGGCGGGAAGCTGGGCGCTGATCGCGCTGATCTGGTGGCAGTGGGGCGCGGCGCTCGGGCTTTCGGCGCCGGAGCTCGGCACCTGGGGGCTCTGGCACGGGCATGAGATGCTGTTCGGGCTCGGATCGGCCGCGGTCGGCGGCTATTTCCTGACCGCGGCGCAGGGCTGGCGCGGCTCGGATCCGCTGAGCGGGCGGCCGCTGATGGCGCTGGTGGCGCTCTGGTGTCTCGCCCGTGTGGCGCTGGTGGTGGCGGGGCTCCGGCCCGAGGCCCCGCTCGGGCTGATTCAGCCCGCGGCGCTGGCCTATTTTCTCGTTCTTGCAGGATTGCTCGGCCGCGAGGCGGTGCTGGCGCGGCGCTGGAGCAAGCTCGGCTTCGGCGCGGGCATCCTGGCCTACGGGCTGGCCGAGACGCTCTATCTGCGGGCGGCCCTGACCGAGACCTTGCCCGATGCGGCCACCATGGTGCGCGTGGGCTGGATGTTCTTCGCGATCAAGATCTCGATCATCGGCGGGCGCATGGTGCCGGCCTTCACGCTGAACTGGCTGCGGCAGGCGGGGATAACCGTGCCGGATCCCGCGCCGCGGCCCGTGCTCGGATGGGCGGCGCTGGGGCTTCTGTGGACCGCACTCGGCCTGACTTTCGCGGGCGAGGAGACCGTCTCGGCGCTCTGCCTGATCGGGGCGGGGATCGCGCAGGCCTTGCGGCTGGCGGGCTGGCGCGGCTGGGCCGGGCGGGGGAACCTCCTCCTGCTCCTCCTTCACGCGACCTTCGGCTGGCTCGCACTGGGGCTGGGGCTCGTGGGCCTCGCGCGGCTGGGGCTTCTGCCCGTAGCCGAGATGGATGCGCTCCATGCGCTGACCATGGGGGCCATGTCGGGGATGATCCTGTCGCTCGCCGCGCGCGCGGCAGCCCCCCGCGACGGCGGCCCGCTGCGGGCGCGGCCCACCATGGCGCTGGCCTTCGCGCTGGTCTGGTCGGCGGCGCTGGTCCGGCTCGGGGCACCGCTGATCGGCGCCTTCGACGGGGTGGCGGTTGCGGCGGGCCTCTGGTGCGCGGGCTGGATCTCGTTTCTCGCGGGCTATCTGCCCACCGTCACGGGGCCGCTCGCGCGGCCCGTCTTCTCCGGCCCGCGCGCCTCGGCGCCGCAGGTCGTCCAGATCAGGATGCCGCAATGA
- a CDS encoding DUF1636 family protein, translating to MTVTLHVCTTCRAGRPLPEGETAPGLRLHDALAAAAPEGVTVRPVECLSACSQGCAVALSAPGRWSYVYGRLEEADAPAILDGATAYAGAPDGIVPWRERPEIFRKQSLARLPPNGDMS from the coding sequence ATGACCGTGACGCTGCACGTCTGCACCACCTGCCGCGCGGGCCGCCCGCTGCCCGAAGGCGAGACCGCGCCGGGCCTGCGGCTTCATGACGCACTGGCCGCCGCCGCCCCCGAGGGCGTCACCGTCCGCCCCGTCGAATGCCTCTCCGCCTGTTCGCAGGGCTGCGCCGTGGCGCTCTCGGCGCCCGGCCGCTGGAGCTATGTCTACGGCCGCCTCGAGGAGGCCGACGCGCCCGCCATCCTCGATGGCGCCACCGCCTATGCGGGTGCGCCCGACGGCATCGTGCCGTGGCGCGAGCGCCCCGAGATCTTCCGCAAGCAATCGCTTGCCCGCCTTCCCCCCAACGGAGACATGTCATGA